One genomic segment of Drosophila melanogaster chromosome 3L includes these proteins:
- the CG42538 gene encoding uncharacterized protein, which produces MKFLLIMACLTLYVASINAQICQGRPVFQLCTGGRDEGNRNGRFCGLTAQNGMWFYNSRSRRCEKMNYRGCGGNGNRYCKVEDCNRCRR; this is translated from the exons ATGAAGTTCCTATTGATCATGGCCTGCCTAACTCTGTATGTCGCCTCCATTAATGCCCAGATTTGCCAAGGTCGTCCAG TCTTTCAGCTATGCACTGGCGGCAGGGATGAAGGCAATCGCAATGGAAGATTTTGCGGCTTGACTGCCCAGAATGGCATGTGGTTCTATAATAGCCGGAGCAGAAGATGCGAAAAGATGAACTATCGCGGATGTGGCGGCAATGGCAATCGCTACTGCAAAGTGGAAGATTGCAATCGGTGCAGGCGCTAA
- the CG42716 gene encoding uncharacterized protein: MNFLIILAFFTLNMAFANSQLRCRARMNSGGPRSCSGSRNIGTAFGLGCAMNFMPLVWYYNDKSRRCETMPYLGCGGNSNRFCSLQDCRFTCLQFKR; the protein is encoded by the exons ATGAATTTCCTCATAATTCTCGCTTTTTTCACTCTGAATATGGCCTTTGCCAACTCGCAATTGCGATGCCGCGCTCGAATGA attcaggAGGTCCTCGGTCATGTTCTGGATCTAGAAACATTGGAACTGCGTTTGGATTAGGATGTGCCATGAACTTCATGCCACTGGTGTGGTACTACAACGACAAATCCAGAAGATGCGAAACGATGCCGTATCTCGGATGTGGCGGCAATAGCAATAGATTCTGCTCTCTTCAGGACTGTCGATTCActtgtttacaatttaaacGTTAA